Proteins from a single region of Colias croceus chromosome Z, ilColCroc2.1:
- the LOC123705456 gene encoding RNA polymerase II subunit A C-terminal domain phosphatase SSU72-like, with product MSVVCEGNVCRLVFPIDHWTQAIMQDELKFAVVCSSNMNRSMEAHAVLSRRGYQVKSFGTGDKVKLPGRGNKPNCYEFGVSYKDIYNDLLEKDKEYYEKNSVLNMLMRNKTLKPCPERFQDSTDRFDIIITCEKRVFDQVVEWFVLKKPEQNKPVNIINIDIKDNLEEATLGSYLILDLATKLTESSDYKKELHSILKAFQRKCRKHVSDCIMFY from the exons ATGAGTGTCGTTTGTGAAGGAAACGTTTGCCGTTTAGTGTTTCCAATTGATCATTGGACTCAG GCCATCATGCAGGATGAATTGAAGTTTGCCGTTGTTTGTTCATCCAACATGAATCGTAGTATGGAGGCTCACGCCGTCCTGAGCCGCAGAGGTTATCAAGTTAAATCTTTTGGGACTGGAGACAAGGTAAAACTACCGGGTAGAGGGAACAAACCAAATTGCTACGAATTTGGCGTTTCCTACAAGGACATATATAACGACCTTCTTGAAAAAGATAAAGAATATTATGAGAAGAACTCCGTTTTGAATATGCTCATGAGAAACAAGACTCTAAAACCCTGTCCAGAGAGATTCCAAGATTCTACTGatagatttgatattattataacttgcGAGAAACGAGTTTTTGATCAGGTCGTCGAGTGGTTTGTCTTAAAGAAACCTGAACAAAACAAACCCGtcaatatcataaatattgatattaaagACAATCTTGAGGAAGCTACTTTGGGATCTTATCTCATCCTTGACCTTGCCACAAAACTAACTGAGAGCTCAGATTACAAAAAGGAACTACATTCTATTCTTAAGGCTTTTCAAAGGAAATGCAGGAAACATGTATCGGATTGTATCATGTTTTATTAG
- the LOC123705452 gene encoding uncharacterized protein LOC123705452 — MDKVLSDVFHQLSPTNFPIGSMHWVHVTHIIDPHNFYVRLMRLSEFLTEKICTNLTGELKKPDKISPGDLVVYKDTKRQSEHYLRGTIIAIVEQEGICLYSIFAIDYGFTDSNITYENIWISSNPCLQVPPLSICCKLELCEPFKSTTWKTETIEAMKSIVGNEKAKIIVKGKNNNKLTVELINSCPDDISTMLAITGYSTFGYVGPSTSRLTNPTPKKIYYSQKSLKVNDKLHVRVQSGKTLQDFFVAEKSDYAKYLKQAKEISRIAKEAKALTSEELKENMPVLAGPGYVNYERGLIKKVTEPGRKALVDFVDLGKSMNLSIMTLKRISSESLLYPPIAIHCCAIESQIWESECYKLLRLGNEFYVTFKKLGNDSEPHVVVITKD, encoded by the coding sequence ATGGATAAAGTCCTAAGTGATGTTTTTCATCAATTATCTCCTACAAATTTTCCTATAGGATCAATGCATTGGGTTCATGTAACCCATATAATTGACCCGCATAACTTTTACGTACGATTGATGCGTCTTAGTGAATTTTTGACTGAGAAGATATGCACTAATCTAACCGGAGAACTAAAGAAGCCTGATAAAATAAGCCCGGGAGATTTAGTTGTATACAAGGATACTAAGAGGCAAAGTGAACATTATTTAAGGGGTACAATAATTGCTATAGTCGAACAAGAAGGTATTTGTTTATACAGCATATTTGCGATAGACTATGGTTTCACGGACAGTAACATtacatatgaaaatatatggaTAAGTAGTAACCCTTGTTTGCAAGTCCCACCATTATCGATTTGTTGTAAGTTGGAACTCTGTGAACCGTTCAAAAGCACTACATGGAAAACCGAAACTATTGAAGCAATGAAATCAATAGTAGGTAACGAAAAAGCAAAGATTATAgtaaaaggaaaaaataacaataagcTGACCGTAGAACTGATTAATTCATGTCCTGATGATATATCAACAATGCTTGCAATAACTGGCTATTCCACATTTGGATATGTGGGACCATCTACAAGTAGACTAACAAATCCTACACCAAAGAAGATATATTATTCCCAAAAGAGTCTGAAGGTTAATGATAAACTTCATGTAAGAGTTCAATCTGGGAAAACTTtacaagatttttttgttGCTGAAAAGAGTGACtatgcaaaatatttaaaacaggCAAAAGAAATCTCAAGAATTGCTAAAGAGGCAAAAGCTTTAACAAGCGAAgagttaaaagaaaatatgccGGTGCTAGCAGGACCGGGCTATGTGAATTATGAGAGAGGATTAATCAAGAAAGTGACCGAACCGGGAAGAAAGGCGCTAGTTGACTTTGTTGATTTAGGAAAATCAATGAATTTGTCAATTATGACTTTGAAGCGAATCTCATCAGAGAGTCTTCTATATCCCCCGATAGCCATACATTGCTGTGCCATTGAAAGTCAAATTTGGGAGTCTGAATGTTATAAACTTTTACGGCTTGGAAATGAGTTTTatgtaacatttaaaaaacttgGCAATGATTCAGAACCTCATGTTGTTGTTATAACAAAAGATTGA